One stretch of Prochlorococcus marinus XMU1402 DNA includes these proteins:
- a CDS encoding cytochrome B yields the protein MTNILLILFFVLLFLLLFYSKRNRGLAQKTTISPTYVPFLKEQEFNPDITTDNWDLHKLRLDKFKRSQYKGLTFFVSSENKIYYLSEEGDKVYC from the coding sequence ATGACAAATATATTATTAATTCTTTTTTTTGTACTTTTATTTTTATTACTTTTTTATTCAAAACGAAATAGAGGATTAGCCCAAAAAACAACAATTAGTCCAACTTATGTACCTTTCTTAAAAGAACAAGAATTTAATCCTGACATAACTACTGATAATTGGGATTTACACAAACTTAGATTAGATAAATTTAAAAGATCACAATATAAGGGATTAACTTTCTTCGTAAGTTCAGAAAATAAAATTTACTATCTTTCGGAAGAAGGGGATAAGGTTTATTGCTAA